Proteins from a single region of Argiope bruennichi chromosome 6, qqArgBrue1.1, whole genome shotgun sequence:
- the LOC129971558 gene encoding heat shock factor protein-like, translated as MRTIEYGTTTHVPAFLTKLWKLVTDVACDDLISWSLGGTSFIIYDEIRFSKELLPMYFKHNNMASFVRQLNMYGFRKLSCIDQGGMHCYKNEIEFYHQYFIKGQESLLELIKRKIPNSKSEEPKVKQEYIDELLSNLQTLKGKQDSAEQNMEILMRENKMLWRHVTALADRYTQQQTVIQQLLPFFMNIVRTRREMTLKRKPSLMIDEGETTHNKIARLSPQYFVHEDQDSNQGKPMSPGNVSNRGPVIHDVTEMENSKMYPATILCPSNSTTTKECEAIVDSPLSNSLESSEQTIDSQFTEAGSMETINILNQNFERRSRSNSYSPPMEMKHSPPSASASSMRRSSPPAMSSYASTSASSSSLSPTIIIDEATSDVPLPENIMRSPFAPKIEEVCSESGLYSMNSMMNDKVPPVINEETISILSESTSPLMNGSPSPLMNGSPSMNNGNKYIPSPSFASHLQNVKSDMPEINWMMNQPAPSYAPEQTIESWLGQFMKPDTATPSCSMSQPQGPPVGNVSFV; from the exons gGTGGTACTAGCTTCATTATTTATGACGAAATACGTTTTTCAAAAGAGTTACTACCTATGTATTTTAAGCACAACAATATGGCAAGTTTCGTCCGTCAGTTAAATATGT ATGGTTTTAGAAAACTCAGTTGCATAGACCAAGGAGGAATGCATTGCTACaagaatgaaattgaattttatcatcaGTATTTCATAAAGGGACAGGAATCTCTACTTGAGTTAATCAAAAGAAAG ATTCCTAACAGTAAATCAGAGGAACCCAAAGTTAAACAGGAATATATAGATGAACTACTCTCTAACCTCCAAACACTTAAAGGGAAGCAGGACAGTGCTGAGCAGAACATGGAGATTCTCATGAGAGAAAATAAGATGTTGTGGAGGCACGTCACTGCACTAGCAGACAGATACACCCAACAACAAACTGTGATACAACAG CTTCTTCCCTTTTTCATGAATATTGTCCGTACAAGGCGAGAAATGACATTAAAAAGGAAGCCTTCCCTAATGATTGATGAAGGGGAAACGACGCACAACAAAATTGCACGATTGTCCCCACAGTATTTTGTGCATGAAGATCAAGACTCCAACCAAGGTAAG CCCATGTCTCCAGGTAATGTTTCGAATAGAGGACCTGTTATACATGATGTTACTGAGATGGAAAATAGCAAGATGTATCCTGCCACCATTTTATGTCCTTCAAACTCTACCACGACTAAAGAGTGTGAGGCGATTGTCGATAGTCCTTTGTCTAATAGCTTAGAAAGCTCAGAACAAACGATCGACAGTCAATTCACGGAAGCTGGCTCGATGGAgacgattaatattttaaaccaaaacttTGAGAG GCGCAGTCGAAGCAATTCTTACAGTCCACCAATGGAAATGAAGCATTCTCCACCATCTGCTTCAGCTTCATCCATGAGACGCAGCTCACCACCTGCAATGTCAAGCTATGCATCAACTTCAGCTTCGAGTAGTAGCCTTTCCCCAACGATTATCATTGATGAAGCCACTTCAGATGTTCCTCTTCCCGAAAACATCATGAGGAGCCCTTTTGCCCCCAAAATCGAAGAGGTTTGCTCAGAAAGTGGTCTCTACAGCATGAATTCCATGATGAACGATAAAGTTCCACCCGTCATTAACGAAGAAACAATTTCCATCTTATCGGAGAGTACATCGCCCCTTATGAATGGAAGTCCATCACCCCTTATGAATGGAAGTCCATCAATGAACAATGGGAACAAATATATTCCCAGTCCATCCTTTGCCTCTCACTTGCA gaaTGTAAAAAGTGATATGCCAGAAATTAACTGGATGATGAATCAACCAGCGCCTTCATATGCACCAGAACAGACTATTGAAAGCTGGCTTGGG CAATTTATGAAACCAGACACTGCAACTCCTTCTTGTAGCATGTCTCAGCCACAG